The proteins below are encoded in one region of Penicillium psychrofluorescens genome assembly, chromosome: 4:
- a CDS encoding uncharacterized protein (ID:PFLUO_006987-T1.cds;~source:funannotate): MASSLSASVSSLQSSLQLLDNSISTLDEGVHDFPRLCKVLQTTRHFELLPEPTLRDAQRSLLDEISPSIAHLLSLATNHVEKLARREQGLKAKCDLQEGRLSSKSESRSSAARQNQASAAALRARMAGAGSGDNAAKALHLKSLVQKKERLKYAVERLELQSTQKERQLRKSMAAQ; the protein is encoded by the exons ATGGCCAGCTCTCTCTCAGCCTCCGTCTCGTCGCTCCAATCCTCCCTCCAACTCCTCGATAACTCTATTTCCACCCTGGACGAAGGCGTACACGACTTCCCCCGCCTCTGCAAAGTGCTCCAAACAACACGC CACTTCGAACTCCTTCCCGAACCAACCCTCCGCGACGCGCAACGCTCCCTCCTTGACGAGATCAGCCCGAGCATCGCACACCTCCTCTCCCTAGCCACCAACCATGTTGAGAAACTCGCGCGGCGCGAACAGGGCCTGAAAGCAAAATGCGATTTGCAAGAGGGTCGCCTGTCGTCTAAGTCGGAGAGTAGAAGCTCTGCTGCGCGGCAGAACCAGGCCAGCGCTGCGGCGTTGCGGGCGAGAATGGCTGGAGCGGGAAGTGGGGATAATGCGGCGAAGGCCCTGCATCTGAAAAGTCTtgtgcagaagaaggagaggttGAAGTATGCGGTTGAGAGGTTGGAGTTGCAGAGTACGCAGAAGGAGAGGCAGTTGAGGAAGAGTATGGCGGCGCAGTGA
- a CDS encoding uncharacterized protein (ID:PFLUO_006988-T1.cds;~source:funannotate), protein MQILRILAGLGTGLLLTRPTLAIDLDVNSEDSLKNAASIATYGAFTYYSGNDSGGIPGAFPSKWYEGSALFIVALNYWHYTGDDTYNAITAEGLEWQSGPQGDYMPTNYSQFLGNDDQMFWGIAAITAAEMNLPQAPSSYGTWDWLALAEGVFRDQTSGNNVGWDTTACGGGVRWQKFFYQGGGYYMKNSISNGGLFQLVARLYRYTGNSEYKDWAEKIWNWSVNSPLVNNQTWNVADSTQMQDDCTSQGNTQFSYNYGTYLMGCAYMYNSTTGAEQEQWATAVYGLANKTLETFFLEQYNYVMFELSCDGFIKTCFDSNNFLMKGWTTSWLALTATLVPQTYSQILPKLQASAGGAAKACSGSTLGGNECGESWVTGSFDGRAGMEPEISAGNCFAANLIAFNNNIANGPLTQTTGGNSKGNPNAGKNGNNGGTTLRPITTGDRAGAGILTVGFVAGWVALMAWLVLFE, encoded by the exons ATGCAGATCCTTCGCATCTTGGCAGGCCTAGGGACCGGCCTACTTCTAACCCGTCCGACACTAGCCATCGATTTGGACGTCAATAGCGAAG ACTCTCTCAAAAATGCCGCCTCGATAGCAACTTACGGAGCCTTTACATACTACTCGGGCAACGACTCCGGGGGGATTCCGGGTGCTTTCCCCTCAAAATGGTACGAGGGTTCTGCGCTGTTCATCGTCGCGCTCAACTACTGGCACTATACGGGCGACGATACATACAATGCCATCACGGCCGAGGGACTGGAATGGCAAAGTGGACCTCAAGGCGACTATATGCCGACTAACTACAGTCAGTTTTTG GGAAATGACGACCAAATGTTCTGGGGCATTGCCGCTATCACTGCTGCAGAGATGAATCTTCCCCAAGCCCCTTCATCATACGGAACGTGGGATTGGCTTGCCCTTGCCGAGGGTGTGTTCAGAGACCAGACCAGCGGTAACAACGTAGGCTGGGACACAACCGCCTGCGGTGGCGGCGTACGATGGCAAAAGTTCTTTTACCAGGGAGGTGGTTATTACATGAAGAATTCCATCTCGAATGGTGGGCTGTTCCAACTGGTTGCTCGCCTCTATCGCTATACCGGCAACTCGGAATACAAGGATTGGGCCGAAAAGATTTGGAATTGGTCGGTGAACTCGCCTTTGGTGAATAACCAGACTTGGAATGTGGCCGACTCTACGCAAATGCAGGACGATTGTACCAGCCAAGGCAATACGCAATTTTCTTACAACTACGGCACTTATTTAATGGGCTGCGCGTATATGTATAATTCA ACAACGGGCGCCGAGCAGGAGCAATGGGCAACTGCAGTCTATGGTCTTGCAAACAAAACCCTGGAGACATTCTTCCTTGAACAATACAATTACGTGATGTTCGAGCTGTCATGCGACGGGTTCATCAAGACGTGCTTTGATAGCAACAATTTCTTGATGAAGGGCTGGACCACTTCCTGGCTAGCGTTGACGGCGACACTGGTCCCGCAAACATACTCGCAAATTCTTCCCAAACTCCAGGCTTCTGCCGGGGGAGCGGCAAAAGCCTGCTCAGGGAGTACTCTGGGTGGCAACGAATGCGGCGAGAGTTGGGTGACGGGCTCGTTCGATGGTCGCGCCGGCATGGAGCCTGAGATCAGTGCTGGCAACTGTTTCGCTGCAAACTTGATCGCtttcaacaacaacatcGCGAACGGGCCTTTGACCCAGACGACGGGAGGCAATAGCAAAGGCAATCCTAACGCGGGTAAGAATGGCAATAATGGTGGGACGACTCTCCGACCCATTACTACGGGAGAccgagcaggagctggaaTCCTTACTGTCGGTTTTGTTGCTGGTTGGGTTGCCCTCATGGCGTGGTTGGTACTTTTCGAGTGA
- a CDS encoding uncharacterized protein (ID:PFLUO_006989-T1.cds;~source:funannotate) — protein sequence MTSKPAYRIASIPGDGIGTEVVAAAIQVVEKLAKTLETFQIEFTHIPWGTAYYKQNGRYVPEDCLDILRKFDAGLFGAVGAPDVPDHISLWGLLLAIRGPLQLYANVRPVRTFPGTKCPLNTATDGIDWLLVRENSEGEYSGQGGRSHIGQPWEAATEVAMFTRVGIERIMRFAFETAQSRPKKQLTVVTKSNSMRNGMVLWDEVAAQVARGFPDVKWDKMLVDAMTVRMVANPQSIDTIVGTNLHMDILSDLAAALAGSIGVAPSSNLDPTRKNPSLFEPVHGSAFDITGKGIANPVATFWSAAEMLSWVGEKDAAAKLMLCVENVCSAGILTPDLGGTANTQGVVDAVIAEIEKLK from the exons ATGACCTCGAAACCTGCATACCGAATCGCGTCCATTCCGGGCGACGGCATCGGAACGGAAGTAGTCGCTGCTGCAATCCAAGTGGTCGAGAAACTGGCCAAGACTTTGGAGACCTTCCAGATCGAATTTACTCATATTCCATGGGGGACGGCGTACTATAAGCAGAACGGCCGATACGTGCCCGAGGACTGTCTGGATATTCTACGCAAATTCGATGCCGGACTATTCGGAGCGGTTGGAGCGCCAG ATGTGCCGGATCATATCTCCCTCTGGGGTCTCCTCCTAGCTATCCGTGGCCCGTTGCAGCTCTACGCCAATGTCCGCCCGGTGCGGACTTTCCCAGGAACTAAATGCCCACTAAACACCGCCACGGATGGTATAGATTGGCTGCTTGTTCGAGAAAACTCCGAGGGCGAGTACTCGGGACAAGGAGGCAGGTCGCATATCGGGCAGCCGTGGGAGGCCGCCACTGAGGTGGCCATGTTCACGCGGGTTGGGATCGAGCGGATCATGCGGTTTGCATTTGAGACTGCTCAGTCGCGcccgaagaagcagctcACGGTTGTGACGAAGAGCAACTCCATGCGCAACGGCATGGTTCTATGGGATGAAGTGGCCGCCCAGGTTGCCAGGGGCTTTCCCGATGTGAAATGGGATAAGATGCTCGTGGATGCGATGACGGTGCGGATGGTGGCTAACCCGCAGTCCATAGATACGATTGTGGGCACGAATCTGCACATGGATATTCTTTCTGATTTGGCTGCTGCCCTGGCTGGGTCCATTGGCGTAGCACCGTCGAGTAACCTTGACCCGACGAGGAAAAATCCTTCCCTTTTCGAGCCGGTGCACGGGAGTGCCTTTGATATCACCGGAAAGGGAATTGCGAACCCCGTCGCTACTTTCTGGTCTGCGGCTGAGATGCTCTCATGGGTGGGTGAGAAGGATGCGGCGGCGAAACTCATGCTCTGCGTGGAGAATGTCTGCTCGGCAGGTATCCTGACGCCGGACCTGGGAGGCACCGCGAACACACAGGGAGTGGTGGACGCGGTAATCGCGGAGATTGAGAAATTGAAATAG
- a CDS encoding uncharacterized protein (ID:PFLUO_006990-T1.cds;~source:funannotate): MRIQKVIIVGAGPSGLILGLLLSKQGIQVELLDAGAELDKQPRAAHYASPAAYELARAGVLEDVKARGFLPQSFAWRKLDTTFVAGLNHAALPPDYPYKMVVLPLDRLGKLLCEHIQRQPTAEVKWSHKVVRIGQDQEQAWVEIETPTGLQRSDADYVIGCDGANSTVRQELFGPEYPGETLNAQIIATNVYYDFDRYGYWDSNSIIHPKNWYMAARITTDGLYRVSYGDIPGLSREEYLARQPQRYEEILPGNPKPEEYRITNISPYRLQQRCAPSFRVGKILLAADAAHLCNPFGGLGLTGGIADVGNLFDALMGIHKDLADDAILDKYSEVRKRIWAETIDPMSRENFRRLHDQDPDKARENDEFFQLCVKSETDSELAKELALGLDVLRHDMTQYYTK, from the exons ATGCGAATTCAGAAG GTCATTATTGTGGGAGCCGGACCTTCGGGTCTCATCCTAGGTCTTCTACTCTCCAAACAAGGAATCCAAGTCGAGCTGCTTGATGCCGGCGCTGAACTCGACAAACAGCCTCGCGCAGCTCACTATGCATCCCCTGCCGCATACGAGCTGGCGCGAGCCGGCGTCCTAGAAGACGTCAAGGCACGCGGATTCCTGCCCCAGAGCTTTGCGTGGAGAAAACTGGATACGACTTTCGTCGCCGGCCTGAATCATGCAGCGCTACCTCCTGACTATCCATACAAAATGgttgttcttcctcttgaCCGACTGGGGAAGCTTCTCTGCGAACACATCCAGCGCCAACCGACGGCGGAGGTAAAATGGTCCCACAAAGTTGTTCGAATTGGACAGGATCAGGAACAGGCATGGGTCGAGATTGAGACTCCGACTGGCCTGCAGAGATCTGATGCGGACTATGTCATAGGTTGTGATGGTGCAAACAGCACCGTGAGACAGGAACTGTTCGGGCCTGAGTATCCCGGTGAGACGCTGAATGCTCAGATTATTGCTACAAAT GTGTATTATGATTTTGACCGCTACGGATACTGGGACAGCAATTCTATCATCCATCCGAAGAACTGGTATATGGCGGCTCGCATCACGACCGATGGACTCTACCGCGTGTCCTATGGAGACATCCCAGGCCTTAGTCGTGAAGAATACCTTGCTCGCCAGCCACAGAGATACGAAGAAATCCTGCCCGGCAATCCGAAGCCGGAGGAATATCGCATCACGAATATCAGCCCCTACAGGCTGCAGCAACGATGCGCGCCCAGTTTTCGCGTCGGAAAAATTCTGCTTGCGGCAGATGCGGCCCATCTTTGCAACCCATT TGGCGGTCTGGGATTGACAGGTGGCATCGCGGATGTGGGAAATCTCTTCGATGCGCTGATGGGAATCCACAAAGATCTTGCCGACGACGCAATCTTGGATAAATACAGCGAGGTACGCAAGCGCATCTGGGCTGAGACGATTGACCCAATGTCCCGAGAGAATTTCCGGCGGCTCCATGACCAAGATCCGGATAAGGCACGGGAGAACGATGAGTTCTTTCAACTCTGTGTGAAGTCAGAGACAGATAGTGAGCTTGCCAAAGAGCTCGCGTTG GGACTGGATGTGCTTCGCCACGACATGACACAGTATTATACAAAATAG
- a CDS encoding uncharacterized protein (ID:PFLUO_006991-T1.cds;~source:funannotate) gives MSRPFPAVKVFRHHMGRRNFSASTSMRAIDKLRSSANDAVMDMKGPATVLVGGFGFSGVPNTLINAIRDRPDIKDLTVVSNNAGMPGAGLGQLLESKQISKMIASFIGENKVFEKMYLSGDLALELTPQGTIAEKLQTGELPVRYNKDGTVAENSKPKEVRQFRGKEYVLEESIYGDYALVKVHKADKLGNCQFRKAMNNFNEAMAKNAKVTLVEADHIVEVGELKPEEIHLQGIYVDAVIQSTEQKQIEKLTFAKDSSEMLQAGSGEASIRRERIVKRAAKEFKDGMYVNLGIGMPLIAPSYLPRGVEVVLQSENGILGLGGYPKPGEEDPDLINPGKETVTLGRGASVFGSHESFGMIRAGKIDLTMLGALQVSQYGDLANFMLPGKVKGIGGAMDLVANPEKTKVVVTMEHVDKKGRPKILAECTFPLTGPRCVWKIITDLAVFEVSPTEGLTLSELAEGVSVDEIHSKTAAPFKVADDLKPML, from the exons ATGTCACGGCCATTTCCTGCGGTGAAAGTGTTCCGCCACCATATGGGGCGGCGTAACTTCTCAGCGTCGACTTCAATGCGGGCCATTGACAAACTGCGAAGTTCTGCAAATGATGCTGTCATGGACATGAAAGGTCCTGCAACCGTCCTAGTAGGTGGATTTGGCTTCTCGGGGGTACCGAACACTCTTATCAACGCTATTCGTGACCGTCCTGACATCAAGGACCTGACTGTGGTCTCGAACAATGCTGGAATGCCGGGTGCCGGTCTTG GCCAGCTGCTTGAGTCTAAACAGATCAGCAAGATGATCGCTTCGTTTATCGGGGAGAACAAAGTGTTCGAGAAGATGTATCTTAGTGGCGACCTGGCGCTGGAACTCACTCCTCAGGGCACGATTGCTGAAAAAT TGCAAACTGGTGAACTCCCCGTTCGGTACAACAAAGATGGCACTGTGGCCGAGAACTCAAAGCCCAAAGAAGTCCGTCAGTTCCGCGGCAAGGAATACGTTCTAGAAGAATCCATCTACGGTGACTACGCTCTGGTCAAGGTCCACAAGGCCGACAAGTTGGGCAACTGCCAATTCCGCAAGGCCATGAACAACTTCAACGAGGCCATGGCTAAGAACGCCAAGGTGACTCTGGTCGAGGCCGATCACATCGTCGAAGTCGGCGAGCTTAAACCAGAGGAAATCCACTTGCAGGGAATCTACGTCGATGCCGTGATCCAGAGTAccgagcagaagcagattgAAAAACTTACTTTCGCCAAGGACTCCAGCGAGATGCTCCAGGCCG GATCTGGTGAAGCCTCTATTCGTCGTGAGCGTATCGTCAAGCGTGCTGCCAAGGAGTTCAAGGACGGAATGTATGTCAACCTCGGCATCGGTATGCCTCTGATCGCCCCATCATACCTTCCCAGGGGCGTTGAGGTTGTTCTGCAGTCAGAGAACGGAATCCTTGGTCTGGGTGGCTACCCCAAAcccggcgaggaggacccCGACCTGATCAACCCGGGCAAAGAGACCGTTACCCTGGGTCGCGGTGCTTCCGTGTTTGGTTCCCATGAGAGTTTCGGTATGATTCGTGCCGGCAAGATTGATCTCACCATGCTGGGTGCGCTACAGGTCAGTCAGTACGGAG ATCTGGCCAACTTCATGCTTCCCGGTAAGGTGAAGGGCATTGGGGGTGCTATGGACCTGGTCGCCAACCCGGAAAAGACCAAGGTCGTTGTGACTATGGAACACGTCGACAAGAAGGGTAGACCCAAGATTCTGGCCG AATGCACCTTCCCTTTGACCGGCCCCCGGTGCGTGTGGAAGATCATCACCGACCTGGCTGTGTTCGAGGTCAGTCCTACAGAAGGCCTGACCCTGTCCGAGCTCGCCGAGGGCGTTTCGGTGGACGAGATCCACAGCAAGACCGCGGCTCCATTTAAGGTCGCCGATGACCTGAAGCCCATGCTGTAA
- a CDS encoding uncharacterized protein (ID:PFLUO_006992-T1.cds;~source:funannotate), translating into SCDTDNNNIYDFRMVDTFGDTPSLVMLLREENTPGRTHSVLIYDNNYDQTHKITELPHINGHEINIKSSSQALAMISRDDPLDTSSVGKPGGQATVSTGGFVEFDITTGKTSQEWHSGDAISLDESFTYPNSDYIHTNSADRNQHGDYLLSGRHTDAIYLISGKDGQIIWRLGGKKNDFKKDFEFAGQHDAKFISVNDTHQVLSFLNNGARDDVVKQPVSSAMYVELNTVNMTATILKQYTRPDGGSTNKRGNVQTLPNNNTLVSWSMNGYMSEFTPDGKLLMDASFASDRFSTYRAYKFPWTSRSPSSPPTLVSSCYGVNGSDLSTVFYVSWNGATEVKRWKFYARADASGPDIEIGSTSKNGFETSYTVRGYMDRVSVKALDASNKVLKTSDIVRTDPPEYWPEGAEMPEPDDPSVQDLDYDETIEQVQEQVQGYQVGFFAIGLLVSTAGYFFLHFCYPTLREYVRRTYSKAQTEDPEGKDPEEEELMRERTDV; encoded by the coding sequence GATCTTGCGACACCGATAACAACAATATCTATGACTTTCGCATGGTCGATACATTTGGCGATACACCGTCCCTCGTAATGCTACTGCGAGAAGAGAATACCCCAGGCAGAACACACTCGGTACTCATCTATGACAACAACTACGACCAAACCCACAAGATCACCGAATTGCCGCACATAAACGGGCATGAGATCAACATCAAAAGTTCGTCCCAAGCACTAGCGATGATCAGCCGAGATGACCCGTTGGATACATCTTCTGTCGGGAAGCCAGGAGGGCAAGCGACGGTATCGACTGGAGGATTCGTGGAGTTTGATATCACAACTGGGAAAACATCGCAGGAATGGCATTCAGGAGATGCCATATCGCTGGACGAATCTTTCACTTATCCCAACAGTGACTACATCCACACCAACTCTGCTGACAGGAATCAACACGGCGACTACTTACTTTCCGGCCGACATACCGATGCAATCTACCTGATCTCTGGCAAAGACGGCCAAATCATCTGGCGACTAGGCGGAAAGAAGAACGATTTCAAAAAGGACTTTGAATTTGCCGGGCAACATGACGCCAAGTTCATCTCAGTTAACGATACACATCAGGTTCTGTCATTTTTGAACAATGGTGCTCGCGATGATGTCGTAAAGCAACCGGTTTCGTCTGCGATGTACGTCGAGCTGAACACGGTGAATATGACAGCCACCATTCTGAAACAATATACCCGTCCTGATGGTGGAAGCACCAACAAGCGGGGGAATGTCCAAACTCTTCCTAACAACAACACTTTGGTCTCTTGGAGTATGAACGGATATATGAGCGAGTTCACCCCCGACGGAAAGCTCCTCATGGATGCCAGCTTTGCTTCCGACAGGTTCAGCACCTACAGAGCATACAAGTTTCCCTGGACGAGTCGCAGTCCATCATCCCCACCAACTCTGGTATCATCTTGCTACGGTGTCAACGGATCAGATCTCTCAACAGTCTTCTACGTAAGCTGGAACGGGGCCACCGAGGTCAAACGCTGGAAATTCTACGCACGGGCAGATGCATCTGGTCCCGACATAGAAATTGGTAGCACTTCCAAGAATGGCTTCGAAACTTCTTACACTGTTCGCGGGTATATGGACAGGGTCTCAGTGAAGGCTCTAGACGCATCCAATAAGGTTCTCAAAACTTCCGATATCGTTCGCACTGATCCTCCGGAGTATTGGCCCGAGGGAGCAGAAATGCCAGAACCCGATGATCCGAGTGTTCAAGACCTTGACTATGATGAAACTATCGAGCAAGTGCAAGAGCAAGTGCAAGGTTATCAGGTTGGATTTTTTGCTATTGGCCTTCTCGTCAGTACAGCTGGATATTTCTTTCTACACTTCTGCTATCCAACCCTTCGTGAATATGTTCGACGGACATATTCAAAAGCGCAAACAGAGGATCCAGAAGGAAAGGAcccagaagaggaagaactCATGAGAGAAAGGACGGATGTATAG